GCGGGCGAGCGCGCTGGATTGGCGCCGGGCGATCAATTGCTGGCGCTCGATGGGCTGCGCGTCACACCCGCCAATCTGGAGACACTGGTCGCGCGCGCCGCTGGTGAGTCTGTCGTCCTCCACGTCTTCCGGCGCGACGAGCTGCTGACCCTGACCGCGCAACCCCAGCCGGCTCCCGAGGATACCTGTGAGCTGAATCTGCTGGAGGATGTCCCGGACAGCGTGAAACAGGCACGCGCCGCCTGGCTGTCGAGTGTCAGCGCCGATGGATGAGCGCCAACTTGCCTTGATCCGGCGTCTGGCCGATGGTCGCTCGCACTCGGGCGAGGCCATCGCGCGCGAGTTCGGGCTGACCCGCGCGGCGGTCTGGAAGACGCTGCGCAAAACGGCCGAGGCGTTCGGACTCGATCTGATCTCCGAGCGCGGGCGCGGTTATCGGCTCGCCACGCCGCTCGAACTGCTCGACGCCGAGCGTATCCGTGAAGCTCTGTCCGACGCGGGACGCGCGCGTCTGAGCCGGCTCGACATCCATCCGCTGATCGGCTCGACCAATAGCGAACTCATGCGTCTGGCCGCCGAAGGCGCGCCCTCCGGGAGCGTCTGTCTGGCCGAGCGTCAGACGGCCGGGCGTGGACGGCGCGGGCGTGAATGGGTCTCGCCGTTCGGGGTCAACCTCTATCTCTCGCTGCTGTGGCGCTATCCATTCGCGCCGTCCAATCTGGGCGGTGCGAGTCTGGCGGTCGGTGCCGTCCTGGCCGATGCCTTGAACGGACTCGGGACCGAGGGGCCGGCGCTCAAATGGCCGAACGATCTGCTGTGGCGGCGGCGCAAACTCGCCGGTCTGTTGTTGGAGGTGGCGGGTGAGTCTCAGGGGCCATGCCATCTGGTGGTCGGACTCGGACTCAATCTGCGCATGACGGCCGGGCAGGGGAGCGCGATCGATCAGCCCTGGACGAGTCTCGAAACCATGCTCGGCACGGCCATGATCGGACGTAATGCGCTGGTCGCGCGTCTGCTGGAGGCGCTACTGGAGGCGCTCGACCGCTATGGACGCGAGGGGTTGTCGCCCTTTCTCACCCGCTGGCGTGCGCATGATGCCTATCTGGGCGAGCCGGTGCGCCTGCTGATCGGCGAACGGGTCATCGAGGGTGTCCACGCCGGCGTGGGCGAGGATGGCTCACTGCTCTTGGAGACATCGGAGGGGTGCCGCACCTTCCAGGCCGGCGAGGTCAGTCTGCGTCCAGTGTCAACGCAAGCCCAATAGAATCCTCTCGACTTATGAATCTACTCATCGATATCGGCAACACCAATCTGCGTTGGACAGCGCATGGCTCAGAAGCCGAGTGGTCGGTCCGGATCGCGCGTCACTCGGGGGCGATTCCGCTCGATCTTCTGGCGGCCTGGGAGGCGATCCCGACGCCTGAGCGCGTGATCGTGAGCCATGTCGGGGGGCCGGCGGTCGCTGAGGCGCTGGAGCGGGTGACGCGCGCGCTCTGGCGGATCGAACCGGAATTTGTCCGCGTGGCGCCGTCGGCTGCCGGCGTGTGCATCGCTTACGAGCATCCGGAGCGCTTTGGCGTCGACCGCTGGCTGGCGCTCATCGCCGCCCATGCCGAGCGCCGGCAGGCGACGCTCATCCTGGATGCCGGCAGCGCCGCAACCTTCGATCTGCTGCTGGCCGATGGGCGCCATCTCGGCGGACTCATCCTCCCCGGCGTCGAGATGATGCGTACCAGTCTGCTCATGGGGACTCACATCCCGCGCGTCGAGTATGAGCCGACCGACGTCGACTGGGCCACGGATACCACGACGGCCGTGGCCGCCGGCAGTCTTGGCGCCATCGCCGCGTTGGCCAGCCGACTCCATGACCGATTGGCCGATGCGGCGGGCGAATCCCCCAGATTCATTCTCACGGGCGGTGACGCCGAGCGTGTGTACCCCTATCTCGATCGTCCCAGCGAGACCATTCCCGATCTGGTACTGCGCGGTCTGGTCTCGTTGTCGCTGGATTGAATATCCGTGGGTGTCGGCGGATCGGTCGTCGTGACGCGACCCGGAGTCAGCGTCGACCCGAAGCATCCTGGTCTGTGGGTCCGGGATCGCGGGCCACTCGGAAACCGAGCATGTTGAGCTTAGTATCGGGCGCGAAGCGTGCACGCACGAAAGCGCGCATCGAGTCGGCAGGCTTGTTGAAGGCGCCGCCGCGAGCGACCCGGCTGGCGCAGTCGCCCGAGACCAGAGCGCGCCCATCGTTCGGAGCGTCCTGGTAACGCGCCCGGTAACAGTCGGCGACCCATTCCATGGCGTTGCCGGCCGTTTCGTAGAGACCAAAGGGGTTGGCCGGGAAGCTCATCACCGGGGCGGTCGAACGGTTGTCCCATTGGCTGCCGCAATCGAAACAGACGGTACGGTTCGAGTCGGCGTTCTGTCCCCACCAGAAGGGGGTGGTGGTTCCGGCGCGCGCGGCGAACTCCCATTCGGCCTCACTGGGCAGGCGATAGCGACGGCCGGTCTGCTGGGCCAGCCAGGCCGTATAGTCGCGCGCCTCCTCCCAACTGATGCCGACCACCGGGCGCGTACCGCGCCCCCAACCCTGATCGTCGGGCAGCTCGCGGCCGGTCGCGCGGGCGAAGCGGTCGTACTCCAGAAAGGTGACTTCGTGGGCGGCCATCATGAAGGGGCCGACTTTCACCGAGCGCGCCGGACTGAAGTCCTCGCCGCCGAGACTGTTGTGGCCCATGCGGAAGGCGCCGCCGGCGAGTACGACCATCGCCGGCCCTGGGGTGCCGTCGCGGAGGCGATCCTGATGGATGCGCGGCGGCTGGGTGGTCCCGGCGACGGCGGGCGGCCCGGATGGCTTGGGCTCAGGGGCCGATTCGGTTCGGGGACCGGATGGCACACTGGAGACCGGCGGGCGCTCGACCGGGACAGTCGCGACACGGGTGTTCCGGTCGGGCGCGGGCGTCTCGGGACGATCGCGCATCAGATAGAGGTTGGCGACCGCCGA
The sequence above is drawn from the Allochromatium vinosum DSM 180 genome and encodes:
- a CDS encoding type III pantothenate kinase, with product MNLLIDIGNTNLRWTAHGSEAEWSVRIARHSGAIPLDLLAAWEAIPTPERVIVSHVGGPAVAEALERVTRALWRIEPEFVRVAPSAAGVCIAYEHPERFGVDRWLALIAAHAERRQATLILDAGSAATFDLLLADGRHLGGLILPGVEMMRTSLLMGTHIPRVEYEPTDVDWATDTTTAVAAGSLGAIAALASRLHDRLADAAGESPRFILTGGDAERVYPYLDRPSETIPDLVLRGLVSLSLD
- the birA gene encoding bifunctional biotin--[acetyl-CoA-carboxylase] ligase/biotin operon repressor BirA, which gives rise to MDERQLALIRRLADGRSHSGEAIAREFGLTRAAVWKTLRKTAEAFGLDLISERGRGYRLATPLELLDAERIREALSDAGRARLSRLDIHPLIGSTNSELMRLAAEGAPSGSVCLAERQTAGRGRRGREWVSPFGVNLYLSLLWRYPFAPSNLGGASLAVGAVLADALNGLGTEGPALKWPNDLLWRRRKLAGLLLEVAGESQGPCHLVVGLGLNLRMTAGQGSAIDQPWTSLETMLGTAMIGRNALVARLLEALLEALDRYGREGLSPFLTRWRAHDAYLGEPVRLLIGERVIEGVHAGVGEDGSLLLETSEGCRTFQAGEVSLRPVSTQAQ
- a CDS encoding formylglycine-generating enzyme family protein, whose amino-acid sequence is MAEQPDSQLYSDAESELLRNTLEQLRQEAEEEIKRLSARLGEGDFAPSSQVATATERLALQQEMLLMQQSLDAKEQALDHITEECRRLEDAMEDKHLALEGLRKELDRKEQSLQEAHTEIDRLRQELLEASRAAEQRAAATPSQPVIVRGGKTPRWLVPTTGLLAVLLTVSAVANLYLMRDRPETPAPDRNTRVATVPVERPPVSSVPSGPRTESAPEPKPSGPPAVAGTTQPPRIHQDRLRDGTPGPAMVVLAGGAFRMGHNSLGGEDFSPARSVKVGPFMMAAHEVTFLEYDRFARATGRELPDDQGWGRGTRPVVGISWEEARDYTAWLAQQTGRRYRLPSEAEWEFAARAGTTTPFWWGQNADSNRTVCFDCGSQWDNRSTAPVMSFPANPFGLYETAGNAMEWVADCYRARYQDAPNDGRALVSGDCASRVARGGAFNKPADSMRAFVRARFAPDTKLNMLGFRVARDPGPTDQDASGRR